The following are from one region of the Streptomyces tuirus genome:
- the glgX gene encoding glycogen debranching protein GlgX, producing MTRRQTRKGVSAWSGRPYPLGAAYDGEGTNFALFSEVAERVELVLVDDDGRHTQVPLNEVDGFVWHGYLPGVGPGQRYGYRVHGPWAPAAGHRCNPAKLLLDPYARAVDGQIDNHPSLYERNPDGPDPADSAGHTMLGVVTDPAFDWGDDARPCRPYADTVIYEAHVKGMTRTHPEVPGELRGTYAGLAHPAVVEHLTSLGVTAVELMPVHQFVHDGVLHDRGLANYWGYNTIGFFAPHNGYAAHGTRGGQVAEFKQMVKTLHAAGLEVILDVVYNHTAEGNERGPTLSFRGIDNSSYYRLVDGDWEHYYDTTGTGNSLLMRHPYVLQLIMDSLRYWVTEMHVDGFRFDLAATLARQFHEVDRLSAFFDLIQQDPVISRVKLIAEPWDVGEGGYQVGNFPPLWSEWNGMYRDAVRDFWRGEDHTLGEFASRLTGSSDLYQHSRRRPRASVNFVTAHDGFTLRDLVSYNDKHNEDNGEDNQDGESTNRSWNCGAEGATRDPSVRELRTRQQRNFLATLLLSQGIPMLSHGDELGRTQGGNNNAYCQDNEISWIDWRLTEEQRDLLEFTRYLIRLRTGHPVLRRRRFFLGETLTRADQPLPDLMWLAPDAREMTDDDWQRGDAHSVGVFLNGDAIAEPDPWGRPVVDDSFLLLLNSHWEPVDFRLPKASYGERWTALIDTADPEGTPDEAEHKAGTGLTVDARSLVLLSRPSRAARGTE from the coding sequence GTGACGCGCCGGCAGACTCGGAAAGGGGTGTCCGCCTGGAGCGGGCGCCCCTACCCGCTGGGTGCGGCCTACGACGGGGAGGGCACCAACTTCGCGCTCTTCAGCGAGGTCGCCGAACGCGTCGAGCTGGTCCTCGTGGACGACGACGGCAGGCACACCCAGGTGCCGCTGAACGAGGTCGACGGCTTCGTGTGGCACGGCTACCTCCCCGGCGTCGGCCCCGGCCAGCGCTACGGCTACCGCGTGCACGGGCCGTGGGCCCCGGCCGCGGGGCACCGCTGCAACCCGGCGAAACTCCTGCTCGACCCGTACGCCCGTGCGGTGGACGGACAGATCGACAACCACCCCTCGCTCTACGAGCGCAACCCCGACGGCCCCGACCCGGCCGACAGCGCCGGGCACACCATGCTCGGCGTCGTGACCGACCCGGCCTTCGACTGGGGCGACGACGCCCGGCCCTGCCGGCCCTACGCCGACACCGTGATCTACGAGGCGCACGTCAAGGGCATGACCCGCACCCATCCCGAGGTGCCCGGGGAACTCCGGGGCACCTACGCCGGGCTGGCGCACCCCGCGGTGGTCGAGCACCTGACCTCCCTGGGCGTGACGGCCGTGGAGCTGATGCCGGTCCACCAGTTCGTCCACGACGGGGTGCTGCACGACCGCGGCCTGGCCAACTACTGGGGCTACAACACCATCGGCTTCTTCGCGCCCCACAACGGCTACGCCGCCCACGGCACCCGCGGGGGCCAGGTCGCCGAGTTCAAGCAGATGGTGAAGACCCTGCACGCGGCCGGACTCGAAGTGATCCTCGACGTGGTCTACAACCACACCGCCGAGGGCAACGAGAGGGGCCCCACGCTGTCCTTCCGGGGCATCGACAACTCCTCGTACTACCGCCTGGTCGACGGCGACTGGGAGCACTACTACGACACCACCGGCACCGGCAACAGCCTGCTGATGCGGCACCCCTACGTCCTTCAGCTGATCATGGACTCGCTGCGCTACTGGGTGACCGAGATGCATGTCGACGGCTTCCGCTTCGACCTCGCGGCGACGCTCGCCCGGCAGTTCCACGAGGTGGACCGGCTGTCGGCGTTCTTCGACCTCATCCAGCAGGACCCGGTGATCAGCCGCGTCAAACTGATCGCCGAGCCGTGGGACGTCGGCGAGGGCGGCTACCAGGTGGGCAACTTCCCGCCGCTGTGGTCGGAGTGGAACGGCATGTACCGCGACGCGGTCCGCGACTTCTGGCGCGGCGAGGACCACACCCTCGGCGAGTTCGCCTCCCGGCTCACGGGCTCCTCCGACCTGTACCAGCACAGCAGGCGCCGGCCCCGCGCCAGCGTCAACTTCGTCACCGCGCACGACGGCTTCACCCTGCGCGACCTCGTCTCGTACAACGACAAGCACAACGAGGACAACGGCGAGGACAACCAGGACGGCGAGAGCACCAACCGGTCCTGGAACTGCGGCGCCGAGGGCGCGACCCGCGACCCGTCCGTCAGGGAGCTGCGCACGCGCCAGCAGCGCAACTTCCTCGCCACGCTGCTGCTGTCCCAGGGGATCCCGATGCTCTCGCACGGCGACGAACTCGGGCGCACCCAGGGCGGCAACAACAACGCCTACTGCCAGGACAACGAGATCTCCTGGATCGACTGGCGGCTCACCGAGGAGCAGCGCGACCTGCTGGAGTTCACCCGGTACCTCATCCGGCTGCGCACGGGACACCCCGTACTGCGCCGGCGCCGCTTCTTCCTCGGCGAGACCCTGACCCGGGCGGACCAGCCGCTGCCCGACCTGATGTGGCTGGCGCCGGACGCCCGCGAGATGACCGACGACGACTGGCAGCGCGGCGACGCGCACTCCGTCGGCGTCTTCCTCAACGGCGACGCCATCGCCGAACCCGACCCGTGGGGCCGCCCGGTCGTCGACGACTCGTTCCTGCTGCTGCTCAACAGCCACTGGGAGCCGGTCGACTTCCGCCTTCCGAAGGCCTCCTACGGCGAACGGTGGACGGCCCTCATCGACACGGCCGACCCGGAGGGCACACCCGACGAGGCGGAGCACAAGGCGGGGACGGGCCTCACTGTCGACGCCCGCAGCCTGGTCCTGCTGTCCCGGCCGTCACGGGCGGCGCGCGGGACGGAATGA
- a CDS encoding DUF5133 domain-containing protein translates to MLLPAKAEVARQLRRYRAWERVMLAAPNDRTVRTTFEDSGYTLCVLMGKRCAREAADAAERYLRTNQVTYLEEQQITCLQEQHVTCLQEPVERPRPAAAVRRRPSAAERRPPAAERRSTAGR, encoded by the coding sequence ATGCTGCTACCCGCCAAAGCCGAAGTCGCCCGGCAGTTGCGGCGTTACCGGGCCTGGGAACGCGTGATGCTCGCGGCACCGAACGACCGCACGGTGCGGACCACGTTCGAGGACTCCGGCTACACGCTCTGCGTGCTGATGGGCAAGCGCTGCGCACGGGAGGCGGCGGACGCGGCCGAGCGGTACCTGCGCACCAACCAGGTCACGTATCTGGAGGAGCAGCAGATCACCTGCCTCCAGGAGCAGCACGTCACCTGTCTGCAGGAACCCGTGGAACGGCCTCGTCCGGCCGCGGCGGTCAGACGCAGACCTTCGGCGGCGGAGCGGAGACCTCCGGCAGCCGAGCGGAGATCCACCGCGGGGAGGTAG
- a CDS encoding pep a2, giving the protein MKTAVPCYYHLDVEVSPERVGQVSRILAAHLKFWDLDNLVQPVCGGAEMLLKAIDEYATDKNTSIEMWWNGQHLITAIGDNDRALRPDQELRGCLEHLAAMSDGWGCCATETGSKVIWFSQRARAGERVPLVPTAPAPRESEGLDVPREERVAQLAGPASTPGDVLEDAR; this is encoded by the coding sequence ATGAAGACCGCAGTGCCCTGCTACTACCACCTCGACGTGGAAGTCAGCCCGGAACGCGTGGGACAGGTCAGCCGCATTCTGGCCGCTCACCTGAAGTTCTGGGACCTGGACAACCTGGTCCAGCCCGTCTGCGGCGGTGCCGAGATGCTGCTCAAGGCCATCGACGAATACGCCACGGACAAGAACACGTCGATCGAGATGTGGTGGAACGGGCAGCACCTGATCACCGCCATCGGGGACAACGACCGTGCCCTGCGCCCGGACCAGGAGCTCCGTGGCTGCCTGGAGCACCTCGCGGCGATGAGCGACGGCTGGGGCTGCTGTGCGACCGAGACCGGCAGCAAGGTCATCTGGTTCTCGCAGCGTGCCCGCGCCGGTGAGCGCGTCCCGCTGGTGCCGACCGCTCCCGCGCCGCGGGAGAGCGAGGGTCTCGACGTGCCCCGCGAGGAGCGCGTCGCGCAGCTCGCCGGACCGGCCAGTACTCCGGGCGACGTCCTGGAGGACGCCCGGTGA
- a CDS encoding alpha-1,4-glucan--maltose-1-phosphate maltosyltransferase, translated as MSRTRAIGRIPVRDVRPAVESGNRPAKAVVGETFEVTATVFREGHDAVAANVVLKDPEGRPGPWTPMRELAPGSDRWGAEVSANAVGRWSYRVEAWSDPVATWRHTAGIKVPAGIDPGLVLEEGAELYERAAAGVPKEAGREVLLAAAEALRDDSLPTADRLAAALTPEVDAVLERHPLRDLVTSSEPLPLLVERERALYGSWYEFFPRSEGTPEQPHGTFRTAARRLPAIAAMGFDVVYLPPIHPIGTTFRKGRNNTLSPGPDDVGVPWAIGSPEGGHDAVHPDLGTLEDFTRFVGRARELGMEVALDFALQCSPDHPWVQKHPEWFHHRPDGTIAYAENPPKKYQDIYPIAFDADMDGLVAETVRVLRHWMDAGVRIFRVDNPHTKPVVFWERVIGEINRTDPDVIFLAEAFTRPAMMHTLAQIGFQQSYTYFTWRTSKQELTEYLTELSGEAASYMRPNFFPNTPDILHAYLQHGGRPAFEVRAVLAATLSPAWGIYSGYELCENTPLREGSEEYLDSEKYQLRHRDWAAAEREGRTITPLLTRLNTIRREHRALHQLRNLRFHHTDNDALIAYSKRSGSDVVVVVANLDPHHAQEGTVSLDMPQLGLDWHESVPVRDELTGATYHWSRNNYVRLEPGRAPAHVFHVQSPPAAHATPGAGTS; from the coding sequence ATGAGTAGGACCCGGGCCATCGGCCGTATCCCGGTACGGGACGTCCGCCCGGCCGTGGAGAGCGGCAACCGGCCGGCGAAGGCGGTCGTGGGTGAGACGTTCGAGGTCACCGCCACCGTGTTCCGGGAGGGGCACGACGCGGTGGCCGCCAATGTCGTGCTGAAGGACCCCGAGGGCCGTCCCGGCCCGTGGACGCCGATGCGCGAGCTCGCTCCCGGCAGCGACCGGTGGGGCGCCGAGGTCAGCGCGAACGCCGTCGGCCGCTGGTCGTACCGGGTGGAGGCCTGGAGCGACCCGGTGGCCACCTGGCGTCACACGGCGGGCATAAAGGTCCCGGCGGGCATCGACCCGGGCCTGGTCCTGGAGGAGGGCGCGGAGCTCTACGAGCGGGCGGCGGCCGGCGTGCCGAAGGAAGCCGGCCGCGAGGTGCTGCTCGCCGCCGCGGAGGCCTTGCGCGACGACTCGCTGCCCACGGCCGACAGACTCGCGGCGGCGCTGACGCCGGAGGTGGACGCGGTCCTGGAGCGGCATCCGTTGCGGGACCTGGTGACCAGCAGTGAGCCGCTGCCGCTGCTGGTGGAGCGGGAGCGGGCCCTGTACGGCTCGTGGTACGAGTTCTTCCCGCGCTCGGAGGGCACGCCCGAGCAGCCCCACGGCACCTTCCGCACCGCCGCCCGCAGGTTGCCGGCGATCGCGGCGATGGGCTTCGACGTGGTCTACCTGCCGCCGATCCACCCCATCGGGACGACGTTCCGCAAGGGCAGGAACAACACCCTCTCCCCCGGCCCGGACGACGTCGGCGTGCCCTGGGCGATCGGTTCGCCGGAGGGCGGGCACGACGCCGTGCACCCCGACCTGGGCACGCTGGAGGACTTCACCCGGTTCGTCGGGCGGGCGCGGGAGCTGGGCATGGAGGTGGCGCTGGACTTCGCGCTGCAGTGCTCACCGGACCATCCGTGGGTGCAGAAGCATCCGGAGTGGTTCCACCACCGCCCCGACGGCACCATCGCCTACGCGGAGAACCCGCCGAAGAAGTACCAGGACATCTACCCCATCGCCTTCGACGCCGACATGGACGGTCTGGTCGCGGAGACGGTGCGGGTGCTGCGGCACTGGATGGACGCCGGGGTGCGGATCTTCCGGGTGGACAACCCGCACACCAAGCCGGTGGTGTTCTGGGAGCGGGTGATCGGCGAGATCAACCGCACCGACCCCGATGTGATCTTCCTGGCCGAGGCGTTCACCCGGCCGGCGATGATGCACACCCTGGCCCAGATCGGCTTCCAGCAGTCCTACACCTACTTCACCTGGCGCACCTCCAAGCAGGAACTGACCGAGTACCTGACGGAGCTGTCGGGTGAGGCCGCCTCCTACATGCGGCCCAACTTCTTCCCCAACACCCCCGACATCCTGCACGCCTACCTCCAGCACGGCGGCCGTCCCGCCTTCGAGGTCCGGGCCGTGCTCGCCGCGACGCTGTCACCGGCCTGGGGCATCTACTCCGGCTACGAACTGTGCGAGAACACCCCGCTGCGCGAGGGCAGCGAGGAATACCTCGACTCGGAGAAGTACCAGCTCCGGCATCGCGACTGGGCGGCGGCCGAACGCGAGGGCCGCACCATCACCCCGCTGCTCACCCGCCTCAACACCATCCGGCGGGAACACCGGGCACTGCACCAGCTCAGAAACCTCCGCTTCCACCACACCGACAACGACGCGCTCATCGCGTACAGCAAGCGCAGCGGATCCGATGTCGTCGTGGTGGTCGCCAACCTCGACCCGCATCACGCCCAGGAGGGCACGGTCTCGCTCGACATGCCGCAACTCGGCCTGGACTGGCACGAGTCGGTGCCGGTGCGCGACGAGCTCACCGGCGCGACCTACCACTGGAGCAGGAACAACTACGTGCGGCTGGAACCGGGGCGGGCTCCCGCGCACGTCTTTCACGTCCAGTCCCCGCCCGCCGCACACGCGACCCCAGGGGCAGGAACGTCATGA